The Gordonia sp. KTR9 genome contains a region encoding:
- a CDS encoding SLC13 family permease, with product MVYTVSILALIALFAIGTMTPINMGVLAFAAAFIIGGTLSGLSMDDVFGFFPGDIFTIIVGITLLFGIARVNGTVDLMVHGALKLVRGRRWAIVWLMFFLGAGLMTMGSVLAVGMLAPIAMPIAKRHRIDPLLMGGMISHGVLGAAFSPITVYGAFTNGWLKSAGLPTNPLALYLTPLTLSFLLALVLFVARGRNLLRSGPDDVISAEEVDSTFIGDKPAPQPRGGELVSAGAAAGQQAVTARPGAGPSVITTGMPDRDPNEHHEPADRLSEIEGTRFTPIRVITLIGMLALLLGSAVFSIDVGVCAIVIAAILLVIAPNKHKPAVNNVTWSAVLLVTGMLTYMSVLRENGTLQFLGDAAASLNSPLLTALILCYAVAVVSAVGSSIGTLGIVLPLAAPLLMSGDIKITAFVAAVSFAAVIVDVSPLSSNGVMVLANAQVSDRDAFQRTLFKYTAYIALVAPILAWTVVVLPSALL from the coding sequence ATGGTCTACACCGTCTCGATCCTGGCGCTGATCGCGTTATTCGCGATCGGCACCATGACGCCCATCAACATGGGCGTTCTTGCCTTCGCCGCTGCTTTCATCATCGGCGGCACCCTGTCCGGACTGTCCATGGACGATGTCTTCGGGTTCTTCCCCGGCGACATCTTCACCATCATCGTCGGCATCACACTCCTGTTCGGCATCGCTCGGGTCAACGGCACCGTCGACCTGATGGTCCACGGAGCCCTCAAACTGGTCCGCGGCCGCCGATGGGCGATCGTCTGGCTGATGTTCTTCCTCGGAGCCGGGCTGATGACCATGGGATCGGTACTGGCGGTGGGCATGCTCGCTCCCATCGCCATGCCGATCGCGAAACGCCACAGAATAGACCCCCTCCTCATGGGCGGCATGATCAGCCACGGCGTACTCGGCGCAGCATTCTCGCCCATCACCGTCTACGGCGCCTTCACCAACGGCTGGCTGAAGTCCGCCGGACTCCCGACCAATCCGCTTGCGCTGTACCTCACTCCGCTGACCCTGAGCTTCCTGCTCGCTTTGGTGCTCTTCGTGGCGCGCGGGCGGAACCTGCTCCGCTCGGGTCCAGACGACGTCATCTCCGCCGAAGAGGTGGATTCCACCTTCATCGGCGACAAACCGGCGCCGCAACCGCGCGGCGGTGAACTCGTGTCCGCCGGCGCCGCCGCCGGCCAGCAGGCGGTCACCGCGCGACCCGGAGCCGGACCGTCCGTCATCACCACCGGTATGCCTGACCGTGATCCGAACGAACACCACGAACCGGCCGACCGACTGAGCGAGATCGAGGGAACGCGGTTCACCCCCATCAGGGTCATCACTCTGATCGGCATGCTGGCCCTGTTGCTCGGCTCCGCGGTCTTCAGCATCGACGTCGGCGTCTGCGCCATCGTGATCGCCGCCATCTTGCTCGTGATCGCTCCCAACAAGCACAAGCCTGCAGTCAACAACGTCACCTGGTCGGCAGTACTACTGGTCACCGGCATGCTCACGTACATGAGTGTGCTGAGAGAGAACGGCACCCTGCAGTTTCTCGGCGACGCCGCCGCCTCGCTGAACTCACCTCTGCTGACGGCACTCATCCTGTGTTACGCAGTGGCTGTCGTCTCAGCGGTCGGCTCGTCCATTGGAACTCTCGGGATCGTTCTGCCCCTGGCGGCTCCGCTGCTGATGTCCGGAGACATCAAGATCACCGCTTTCGTCGCCGCGGTGTCGTTCGCCGCAGTGATCGTCGATGTGAGTCCGCTGTCCAGCAACGGGGTCATGGTTCTCGCCAACGCGCAGGTTTCTGATCGAGATGCTTTCCAGCGCACGCTTTTCAAATACACCGCCTACATTGCACTCGTCGCACCGATCCTCGCCTGGACGGTGGTTGTCCTACCCTCGGCACTGCTCTGA
- a CDS encoding RraA family protein, with amino-acid sequence MSTIPERARRPGNIDDVLIATEHIQRHGDDLSRRLLVLPDMSSAVADALDELCVGAVIAASVLTPVSPDSRICGPAITLRYGRLDADASGNRVKGRGLQFGDRDLYGLGSPGDVAVMDCSGATDAAVVGGLSAMWAQKAGIAGCVVDGAIRDTDSIQETGHPTWSQTRTPRAARYRYQTLAINSPIVLQGNVVRPGDYIVADRDGICVIPFHSVPDVVDHCEDAQLREDWLAQTIHAAPTLEDLIETLGSAAATTPT; translated from the coding sequence ATGAGCACCATCCCCGAACGCGCCAGACGACCAGGCAACATCGACGACGTCCTGATCGCAACCGAACACATTCAGCGCCACGGCGACGACTTGTCCCGGCGACTGCTCGTTCTGCCCGATATGAGCTCGGCAGTCGCCGACGCGCTCGACGAACTGTGCGTCGGTGCGGTCATCGCTGCTTCCGTTCTGACGCCCGTGTCGCCGGACAGCCGCATCTGCGGGCCGGCAATCACTCTGCGCTACGGACGACTCGACGCAGACGCATCCGGCAACCGGGTCAAGGGTCGGGGACTGCAGTTCGGCGACCGGGATCTCTACGGGCTGGGTAGCCCCGGCGACGTGGCGGTCATGGACTGCTCAGGTGCCACTGATGCGGCAGTGGTCGGAGGGCTCTCGGCGATGTGGGCACAGAAGGCAGGCATCGCTGGATGTGTGGTCGACGGCGCGATTCGGGACACCGACTCCATCCAAGAGACGGGCCACCCGACTTGGAGTCAGACGCGAACACCCCGAGCCGCCCGGTATCGCTACCAAACGCTGGCCATCAACTCTCCGATAGTACTGCAGGGCAACGTCGTACGCCCCGGTGACTACATCGTCGCTGACCGTGACGGCATCTGTGTCATCCCCTTCCACTCCGTGCCAGACGTTGTCGACCACTGCGAAGACGCCCAGCTGCGGGAAGACTGGCTGGCTCAGACCATTCACGCTGCACCCACCCTCGAGGATCTCATCGAGACTCTCGGGTCCGCAGCAGCCACCACGCCCACCTGA
- the leuD gene encoding 3-isopropylmalate dehydratase small subunit, translating into MREFSTHSGTGVPLRISDIDTDQIIPARFCGGVSKDGLGEALFADWRTDPAFVLNQGRYSGATILVAGENFGCGSSREWAVWALQEYGFRVVIAPRYGDIFRGNSLKNGLLTVEMPTEYVERMLASLDADSDAPITVDLVERTIAFRDRVDVFDLDPDTRWRLLNGKDDIGLTERHTDEITAYEQRRRPCRPSLKAETTR; encoded by the coding sequence ATGCGTGAGTTCAGCACACACAGTGGAACCGGTGTCCCACTTCGCATCTCTGACATCGACACCGACCAGATCATCCCCGCGCGCTTCTGCGGAGGCGTGAGCAAAGACGGACTCGGAGAAGCGCTTTTCGCCGACTGGCGGACGGACCCCGCGTTCGTTCTCAACCAGGGCAGGTACTCGGGTGCGACCATCCTGGTCGCCGGAGAGAACTTCGGCTGCGGATCGTCGCGTGAATGGGCCGTGTGGGCGTTGCAGGAGTACGGGTTCCGGGTCGTCATCGCTCCTCGATACGGAGACATCTTCCGAGGCAACTCGCTCAAGAACGGTCTGCTGACCGTCGAGATGCCGACAGAGTACGTGGAACGAATGCTGGCGTCTCTGGACGCTGACAGCGACGCTCCGATCACCGTCGATCTCGTCGAGCGGACAATCGCCTTTCGCGATCGTGTCGACGTGTTCGACCTCGATCCCGACACCCGTTGGCGTCTGCTCAACGGCAAGGACGACATCGGGCTGACCGAGCGCCACACCGACGAGATCACGGCCTACGAGCAACGCCGGCGCCCCTGCCGTCCGTCGCTGAAGGCGGAGACGACCAGATGA
- the leuC gene encoding 3-isopropylmalate dehydratase large subunit → MPKTLADKIWAEHLVRSSETEPDLVFVDMHLLHEVNTPLAFENLRRAGRQVRRPDLTLGTIDHQNPTDEVLRTLTDPAAVAQIEHMQRNCADFGITLFDRGDPRRGIAHVIGPELGLTQPGMTIVCCDSHTSTHGAFGALAFGIGTSQVEHVLATQTLPMSPMRNMRVVVDGQLRQGVTAKDLILEIIAHIGTAGGQGHVIEYQGEAIRSLSMEGRMTVCNMSVEAGARAGLIAPDATTFEYLRGRPHVPRGAEFDAEAEYWSTLHSDADAVFDKEVFLDAAQIAPRVSWGTNPAQTVALDGEVPAPESFTDPRERRAAERALSYMGLEPGTRMIDVTVDAVFIGSCTNGRIEDLREVAEVWRGRRIAAGLEVLVVPGSDVVRRQAIEEGLEDIFRAAGASLRYSGCSLCVALNEDRLRPGQRTASTNNRNFEGRQGPGTRTHIVSPAVAAATAIAGHICSPADLLEPSHA, encoded by the coding sequence ATGCCGAAAACCCTCGCCGACAAGATCTGGGCCGAACATCTCGTCCGCTCGTCGGAGACCGAGCCGGATCTGGTCTTCGTCGACATGCACCTGCTCCATGAGGTGAACACCCCGCTGGCATTCGAGAACCTCCGGCGTGCAGGGCGCCAGGTACGACGTCCCGACCTGACGCTCGGGACCATCGATCATCAGAACCCCACCGACGAGGTGTTGCGGACTCTCACGGATCCCGCGGCCGTCGCACAGATCGAACACATGCAGCGCAACTGCGCCGACTTCGGCATCACCCTGTTCGACCGCGGCGACCCCAGGCGGGGTATCGCCCACGTCATCGGCCCAGAGCTCGGCCTGACCCAACCGGGAATGACGATCGTCTGCTGTGATTCCCACACCTCGACCCACGGCGCATTCGGGGCACTGGCCTTCGGCATCGGCACCAGTCAAGTCGAACACGTGCTGGCGACGCAGACCCTGCCCATGTCACCCATGCGAAACATGCGGGTGGTGGTCGATGGACAGCTCCGTCAGGGAGTCACGGCCAAGGACCTGATCCTGGAGATCATCGCGCACATCGGCACCGCGGGTGGACAGGGCCACGTTATCGAGTATCAGGGCGAGGCCATTCGGTCGCTGTCGATGGAGGGCCGCATGACCGTATGCAACATGTCGGTCGAAGCCGGGGCTCGTGCCGGCCTGATAGCGCCGGACGCAACGACATTCGAGTACCTCAGGGGCCGACCGCATGTGCCGCGGGGAGCCGAGTTCGACGCCGAGGCCGAGTACTGGTCGACGCTGCACTCAGACGCCGACGCGGTCTTCGACAAGGAGGTGTTCCTCGACGCAGCGCAGATCGCGCCGCGTGTCTCGTGGGGCACCAACCCCGCGCAGACGGTCGCACTCGACGGCGAGGTCCCGGCGCCGGAGTCGTTCACCGACCCACGAGAGCGTCGCGCCGCAGAACGTGCGCTGAGCTACATGGGCCTGGAGCCCGGAACCCGGATGATCGATGTCACCGTCGATGCCGTGTTCATCGGTTCGTGTACCAATGGTCGAATCGAGGACCTTCGCGAGGTCGCCGAGGTCTGGCGCGGCCGCCGTATCGCTGCCGGTCTCGAGGTCCTGGTGGTCCCCGGGTCAGACGTCGTTCGACGGCAAGCGATCGAAGAAGGCCTCGAGGACATATTCCGCGCAGCCGGCGCGTCTTTGCGTTATTCCGGGTGTTCGCTGTGCGTGGCTCTGAACGAAGACCGACTTCGTCCAGGCCAGCGGACGGCCTCGACGAACAACCGAAATTTCGAGGGTCGACAAGGACCCGGCACGCGTACCCACATCGTCTCTCCTGCAGTCGCCGCGGCAACCGCGATCGCCGGACACATCTGCAGTCCCGCCGACCTCTTGGAGCCGTCCCATGCGTGA
- a CDS encoding Lrp/AsnC family transcriptional regulator, whose protein sequence is MTTFDKLDLDLLRIIVEDPKAGVREFSRRLNIARNTAQSRIRKLEDAGVLVSWRPQINLSPLGYTVMAFVHVHIAQNRVDETLERLAAIPELIEANTVSGEGDLLCRFVSRDNAHFETVLRAVLKTDGVLRARSEIVLNRHIWPRTIPIIEKVRNEL, encoded by the coding sequence ATGACCACGTTCGACAAACTCGATCTGGACCTGTTGCGCATCATCGTCGAAGACCCCAAAGCGGGGGTCCGCGAGTTCTCACGCAGGCTCAACATCGCCCGTAACACGGCGCAGTCACGCATCCGGAAGCTGGAGGACGCAGGCGTACTCGTCAGTTGGCGGCCACAGATCAACCTCTCGCCGCTGGGTTACACAGTCATGGCCTTCGTCCACGTCCACATCGCACAGAACAGAGTCGACGAGACCCTTGAGCGGCTCGCCGCGATCCCCGAGCTCATCGAGGCCAACACTGTTTCAGGCGAGGGTGATCTCCTGTGCCGCTTTGTCTCTCGTGACAACGCCCATTTCGAGACCGTGCTCCGCGCGGTCTTGAAGACAGACGGTGTGCTGCGCGCACGCAGTGAGATCGTGCTCAACCGCCACATCTGGCCCCGAACCATCCCGATCATCGAGAAAGTGCGAAACGAGCTCTGA